In a genomic window of Bacteroidota bacterium:
- the dinB gene encoding DNA polymerase IV, whose translation MFLDDRRAVVHMDLDTFFVSVERLRDTRLQARPLIIGGTGGRGVVSSCSYETRTFGVRSGMPMKLARRLCPAATVISGDFELYSKYSDDVTEIVRTHSPVFEKASIDEFYVDMTGMERFFGAYRWAADLRSRIAKETGLPMSMGLAGNKMVAKVATGEIKPNGQMEVSRGTEQPFLDPLPVGKIPMVGEKTSQFLSNLGVRQVRTLREIPQEFLQRIMGKPGITLWQRAHGIDDTPVEPYSERKSISSEQTFAEDTIDIVGLRATLARMTERLAFSLRETEKLTACITVKIRYADFNTVTKQARIAYTASDRELGQKAQDLFEQLYDRRQRLRLIGLRFSHLISGGYQINLFEDTQKQLRLYEAIDKIKFRFGADALMSAGAFGGISRGREQRESHGNESAAKSGHGNRIQPQVRASRRELPEHVPHGSLWQPTNDGF comes from the coding sequence ATGTTTCTTGACGACAGACGTGCAGTGGTGCATATGGACTTGGATACCTTTTTTGTGAGTGTGGAGCGCCTGCGTGATACGCGGTTACAAGCGCGTCCGCTGATCATCGGCGGCACCGGCGGGCGCGGTGTGGTCTCGAGCTGTAGTTATGAAACCCGCACGTTTGGTGTGCGGAGCGGAATGCCCATGAAATTGGCGCGGCGGCTTTGTCCGGCGGCGACCGTGATCTCGGGTGACTTCGAACTCTACAGCAAGTACTCCGACGATGTCACGGAGATTGTGCGGACCCATTCGCCAGTCTTTGAAAAGGCCTCGATTGATGAATTTTATGTGGACATGACGGGCATGGAGCGCTTTTTTGGGGCTTATCGCTGGGCGGCGGACTTGCGGAGCCGCATTGCAAAGGAGACGGGGCTCCCGATGTCGATGGGATTGGCTGGCAATAAGATGGTCGCCAAGGTTGCGACGGGCGAGATCAAGCCCAACGGCCAAATGGAGGTGTCAAGGGGCACCGAACAGCCATTTCTCGATCCGCTGCCGGTGGGCAAGATTCCGATGGTGGGGGAGAAGACGTCGCAGTTTCTGAGCAATCTGGGCGTGCGACAGGTGCGCACCTTGCGGGAAATCCCGCAGGAATTCCTGCAGCGCATCATGGGAAAGCCCGGCATCACGCTCTGGCAGCGTGCCCATGGCATCGACGATACGCCGGTGGAGCCTTATAGTGAACGCAAAAGCATCTCTTCGGAGCAGACATTTGCCGAGGATACGATCGACATCGTGGGTTTGCGGGCGACATTGGCAAGGATGACGGAGCGGCTCGCGTTTTCGTTGCGGGAAACCGAAAAGCTCACGGCTTGCATCACGGTCAAGATCCGTTATGCCGACTTCAACACGGTCACCAAGCAGGCACGGATTGCCTACACGGCGAGCGACCGGGAGCTGGGGCAGAAGGCGCAGGATCTTTTTGAGCAGTTGTATGACCGTCGGCAGCGCCTTCGACTGATCGGATTGCGGTTTTCGCACTTGATTTCTGGCGGCTATCAGATTAATTTGTTTGAAGACACGCAAAAGCAACTGCGGCTCTACGAGGCGATTGACAAGATCAAGTTCCGCTTTGGCGCGGATGCCCTCATGAGTGCGGGCGCATTCGGGGGCATCAGTCGCGGCCGCGAGCAGCGCGAAAGCCATGGCAATGAATCGGCGGCAAAGTCCGGCCACGGGAACCGTATCCAACCACAAGTACGGGCCTCGCGCCGCGAATTGCCCGAGCATGTACCGCATGGCAGTCTTTGGCAACCTACCAACGATGGCTTTTGA
- a CDS encoding choice-of-anchor D domain-containing protein, whose product MQKIRAIIFLLLCCVPFWIVGQNVIVSGALTGNGSYPTVGAAFSAINAGAQNGANIVVEVSANTTEPSSAVLNQGTWLHLALRPSGGVARSITGNLAGPLVDLNGADRVTIDGLNSGGNALTIENQNTTTASTLRFINDARNVLVQNCSLLGANTDANMGTVFLSTSAGNGGNDSITVSNCIISASGANFPINGILSIGTATAGQENSAVSILNTQIRDFFHPSLGTNGLWAADGNTRWTVSGCRFFQSAYRTYTIGEQHRAIRITAGDGHLISANVIGYRTATGTGSYRMYGNVSTEFRAIDLAVGSNVATSVQGNQIKSFQMTTASLDSSQVGAFCGINLAVGKFLVGTITGNTIGTPAVAPIGIPDTIHVSSVAGPTLTTGIHCASEDSVILQNNRITGIMSFTFTPHIGGAFTGIAVDSTAPYLKIQGNMIGDTVIYNTFAGGNGPTIASTYTYGIHLRTMPEELLIDNNNIRGLGSFGIGAKSFLYGISTPLSADTSTVTISNNQVQNLYSTSGNDSYLNGLASLVAIYLGTGNNPIVRNNRIRWLQCGGSGNGNSGSAIGIAVAGGIQPQIYSNVIDYFRNDAAIGLSWSPSVVAGIMVGANTVDPSILNNMICFGYFGWNDMHHVGIWMPQNFVQGNSTAHILHNTVYITQFTNFVATLPSFGFLRGNLIPGNTITARVDFRNNLIHNTRNAGSTSNYAIADNFDGTSSAIGWISSASDNNVLNVTNPTQVGWWNGDRTLADWRGYSNGDFHSVSATPVNFVSLTGNWHLNMGTTPTPIESGGQLISSVLVDIDTQTRPGPSVSVNGGGLFPDIGADEIDGVYSDASPPSISHTPITRICNTADYTFQATISDVTGVPTAGGLRPKVYFRKNAGAYVSAPGTLVSGNGINGTWSFTISNSAMGGVVIADSISYFVIAQDLATIPNLIAKPALGFVATNVNTVSSPPSSPYKYVIGDNLSGTYSIGVGGDFTTLTAAVNRYNISCLNGPILFSLIDASYPAETFPITVLNNVDASTMNTLTIKPATGVSPSIVGSNAQAILRFHLARYVTLDGSNSPNGSTRDLTVRNNSTGLSNAVIWLSSPEPVDGTDHITIKNCTVRGSSPTTSRVCIVSSGIYVGSLGGRHINTVIENNHLFAAQFGVTTGQINIGNPGVVITRNQIGSTNLAESISGTGINVYDLDGGLVTDNNIFNIGGPTSYPPKGIDINGRMMNTRIERNRISGIKSTQVNGPGAIGILVNNNLDVPNFVIANNFISDITCFGKTTMGYQDNSYGICSYGGRSADIVHNTILMNTNQTSPTSNSAGIWNFTTFGSQPVNIHNNIIVSTQTVGAQRYALYSFSPVPPAFGTMDNNCLSTLGPNLARKNSTNYVDLAATQIGFGGNANSITAVPVFLNSPPDLHLLQGSNPGITNGGAYLPAVPYDIDGETRNTLAPNIGADEFPILGPEINILGNNISILDGDNSPSLSDSTDFGDILTCTPFATRTFTVQNLSNNVLNISSTNITGPHASDFGLIVPLPSSIASNASANFSIRFTPSALGIRTATITVSSDDVDEGSYDFAIQGTQIADTTAPTAICQAVTVNLDSSGNGATTAAAVNNGSTDDCAISSTSLSQTSFSCSQVGPNTVTLIVTDATGNSSSCSAIVHVVAAAVTGSIQADTAQCGYNISCAGANDGVAHATGIGGCPGYTYLWSTGATTSTATGLGPGTVTVTITDAAGGTSVQTVNLTTPSTLQAGANTWMSCFTNPTGEIDITPQGGNSCQPYGYLWSNGDTTEDLFNVAAGNYTLTISDAAGCFFTSTVTVAAFPALNPMVSQAGNTLTAVLTWTTYQWLLNGNTILGATANSFTPTVSGSYSLQVTDTNGCSGVSDTTNITIVGIADHMGDWEELTIFPNPTRNEFRLLTMTPIGGAITLDIQDMYGRHIFSRALSGLASEVAFDIKALSAGTYMVQVTSETGQRKLFRLVVQ is encoded by the coding sequence TTGCAAAAAATCAGAGCAATCATCTTCTTGCTTCTTTGTTGTGTTCCGTTTTGGATTGTTGGGCAGAATGTCATCGTTTCCGGTGCCTTGACGGGGAATGGATCGTACCCTACAGTCGGAGCGGCATTTTCAGCGATCAATGCCGGAGCGCAGAATGGCGCCAATATCGTCGTTGAAGTTTCCGCGAATACAACTGAACCATCTTCGGCTGTATTGAATCAAGGCACATGGCTGCATTTAGCGTTGAGACCTTCTGGCGGGGTGGCCCGCAGTATCACAGGTAACCTCGCCGGCCCGTTGGTCGATCTGAATGGCGCTGATCGTGTGACCATTGACGGTTTGAACAGTGGCGGAAACGCGCTGACGATTGAGAACCAAAATACGACAACTGCCTCTACCCTTCGTTTTATCAACGATGCCCGGAATGTCCTTGTTCAGAATTGCTCCTTGTTGGGTGCCAATACAGATGCGAACATGGGTACAGTGTTTTTGTCGACAAGTGCAGGCAATGGAGGCAATGACAGCATCACCGTGAGCAATTGCATCATCAGCGCAAGTGGAGCCAACTTTCCCATCAACGGCATCCTTTCCATCGGCACGGCAACCGCGGGACAGGAAAACAGCGCCGTGAGTATCCTCAACACACAAATCCGCGATTTTTTTCATCCCAGCCTCGGCACAAATGGGCTTTGGGCAGCGGATGGGAATACAAGGTGGACCGTGTCGGGCTGTCGCTTTTTCCAATCTGCCTACCGCACCTATACCATTGGGGAACAGCATCGTGCCATCCGGATCACGGCGGGTGACGGGCACCTCATCTCCGCAAATGTTATTGGATACCGCACTGCTACAGGAACTGGCTCCTACCGCATGTACGGGAATGTTTCCACAGAATTTCGGGCGATCGACCTTGCCGTAGGGAGTAATGTAGCGACGAGCGTGCAAGGGAATCAAATCAAATCCTTCCAGATGACGACAGCAAGCTTGGACTCTTCGCAGGTAGGAGCTTTTTGCGGGATCAACTTAGCAGTAGGAAAATTTCTCGTGGGCACGATTACTGGGAATACAATTGGCACACCCGCCGTGGCTCCCATTGGCATCCCAGACACGATTCATGTATCCTCTGTGGCTGGCCCTACCCTGACAACCGGAATTCATTGTGCGTCTGAAGACAGTGTGATCCTGCAGAACAACCGCATTACGGGTATCATGAGCTTCACCTTCACGCCCCATATTGGTGGCGCATTCACTGGCATCGCGGTGGACAGCACTGCACCTTATCTGAAGATCCAAGGCAATATGATCGGTGATACCGTAATCTACAATACATTTGCAGGAGGGAATGGCCCTACGATCGCCAGCACATATACTTACGGAATCCACCTTCGGACCATGCCCGAGGAATTGCTGATTGACAACAATAACATTCGAGGTCTTGGTTCATTTGGGATAGGGGCAAAATCCTTCTTGTACGGAATTTCCACGCCTTTGTCTGCTGACACCAGTACTGTGACTATTTCTAACAATCAAGTCCAGAACCTATATTCCACGAGTGGAAACGATTCCTATTTGAATGGTTTGGCCTCGCTTGTTGCCATTTACCTTGGCACGGGGAACAATCCCATCGTGCGCAACAACCGGATACGTTGGTTGCAATGTGGCGGGTCTGGCAACGGAAACTCGGGCTCGGCGATAGGTATCGCAGTAGCAGGGGGCATTCAACCTCAGATTTATAGCAACGTGATCGACTATTTCCGCAACGATGCTGCAATCGGACTCAGCTGGTCTCCTTCGGTAGTTGCAGGAATCATGGTGGGCGCCAATACGGTCGATCCTTCCATCTTGAACAATATGATTTGCTTCGGCTATTTTGGATGGAATGACATGCACCATGTTGGAATTTGGATGCCTCAAAATTTCGTCCAAGGAAATTCGACCGCTCATATTCTACACAATACCGTTTACATCACACAGTTTACCAATTTTGTTGCGACACTCCCTTCTTTTGGTTTTTTGAGAGGGAATTTGATCCCGGGCAACACCATCACAGCGCGCGTCGATTTCCGAAACAACCTCATCCACAATACCCGTAACGCAGGATCCACCTCCAACTATGCCATCGCTGACAATTTTGACGGAACTTCCTCTGCAATAGGCTGGATTTCAAGCGCATCAGACAACAATGTACTGAACGTCACGAATCCCACACAGGTTGGCTGGTGGAATGGGGATCGAACCTTGGCTGACTGGCGAGGTTACTCCAACGGGGATTTCCATAGCGTTTCTGCCACTCCCGTAAATTTTGTGAGTCTCACAGGTAATTGGCACTTGAATATGGGCACCACACCCACCCCCATTGAATCTGGCGGCCAATTGATCTCCAGCGTTTTGGTCGATATCGACACGCAAACACGGCCGGGCCCATCAGTCTCAGTCAACGGAGGAGGATTGTTTCCAGACATTGGAGCTGACGAAATCGATGGTGTATATTCTGACGCAAGCCCGCCTTCCATCAGCCACACTCCCATCACGCGTATCTGCAATACGGCCGACTACACCTTTCAAGCCACGATTTCAGATGTAACTGGCGTGCCAACTGCCGGAGGATTGCGCCCAAAAGTTTACTTCAGAAAAAATGCTGGTGCTTATGTTTCCGCTCCCGGAACTTTGGTTAGTGGCAATGGCATCAATGGTACTTGGAGTTTTACGATTTCCAATTCCGCAATGGGCGGTGTCGTCATTGCGGACAGTATTTCCTACTTTGTCATCGCCCAAGACCTTGCGACGATACCCAATCTGATCGCAAAACCAGCGCTCGGCTTCGTTGCAACCAACGTCAATACCGTGTCTTCGCCACCCTCCTCACCTTACAAATACGTCATCGGCGACAATCTGAGTGGCACCTACTCGATAGGCGTCGGGGGAGATTTTACGACGCTCACAGCGGCAGTGAATCGTTACAATATCAGTTGTCTTAACGGGCCCATCCTATTCAGCCTCATTGATGCGAGCTATCCTGCAGAAACTTTCCCCATAACCGTTCTAAACAATGTGGATGCAAGTACGATGAACACGCTCACGATTAAGCCCGCGACAGGGGTGTCTCCGAGTATTGTAGGAAGCAACGCGCAAGCCATCCTCAGATTCCACTTGGCCAGATATGTCACGCTAGATGGTAGCAATTCTCCCAATGGCAGTACCCGCGACCTTACCGTCCGCAATAACAGTACTGGCCTGTCCAATGCTGTCATTTGGCTTTCATCTCCTGAACCCGTGGACGGTACTGACCATATTACGATCAAAAACTGCACCGTCAGAGGAAGTAGTCCAACCACCTCTAGGGTATGCATTGTGAGTTCGGGAATCTACGTTGGAAGTCTAGGGGGACGGCACATCAATACCGTCATTGAAAACAACCATTTGTTTGCTGCACAGTTTGGGGTCACTACTGGCCAAATCAATATTGGCAACCCAGGCGTGGTGATCACAAGAAATCAAATCGGTTCGACCAATTTGGCTGAATCGATCTCAGGCACAGGCATCAATGTGTATGATCTAGATGGAGGTCTTGTCACCGACAATAACATCTTCAATATCGGAGGCCCAACATCCTATCCACCGAAAGGTATCGACATCAATGGGAGAATGATGAATACGCGTATTGAACGCAATCGCATCAGTGGTATTAAAAGTACCCAAGTCAATGGACCTGGAGCAATCGGAATACTTGTAAATAACAATCTTGACGTGCCAAATTTTGTCATTGCCAACAATTTTATTTCCGACATTACCTGCTTTGGAAAGACCACAATGGGCTATCAGGACAATAGCTATGGAATTTGTAGTTATGGCGGAAGAAGCGCCGACATTGTGCACAATACCATCTTAATGAATACGAATCAGACGTCGCCAACTTCCAATTCTGCGGGAATTTGGAATTTCACTACCTTTGGTTCTCAGCCCGTAAACATTCACAACAATATCATTGTATCCACGCAAACAGTTGGTGCACAGCGGTATGCCTTATACTCCTTTTCCCCCGTTCCTCCTGCATTCGGCACCATGGACAACAATTGTCTTTCAACCTTGGGACCCAATCTTGCACGCAAAAACAGTACCAACTATGTGGATCTTGCAGCGACGCAAATAGGATTTGGGGGAAATGCGAATTCGATTACAGCGGTCCCAGTGTTCCTCAACAGTCCACCCGACCTTCACCTCCTTCAAGGTTCTAATCCTGGCATCACCAATGGGGGCGCCTATCTGCCCGCAGTGCCGTACGATATCGATGGGGAAACGAGAAACACACTTGCCCCCAATATCGGTGCCGATGAATTTCCCATTTTAGGCCCAGAGATCAATATTTTGGGGAATAACATCAGCATCCTTGATGGCGACAACAGCCCGAGCTTGAGTGACTCCACGGATTTTGGAGACATTTTGACCTGCACGCCATTTGCAACGCGCACCTTTACCGTTCAAAATTTAAGTAACAATGTGCTGAATATCAGCAGCACCAACATCACTGGTCCACATGCCAGTGACTTTGGGCTCATCGTTCCACTGCCCAGCAGCATCGCCAGCAACGCGAGCGCAAACTTCTCGATTCGATTTACCCCTTCAGCATTAGGCATTCGCACCGCAACCATTACCGTATCTTCGGACGATGTAGATGAAGGCAGCTATGATTTTGCAATCCAAGGCACCCAGATTGCCGACACCACCGCACCTACCGCAATCTGCCAAGCTGTTACCGTCAATCTCGACTCTTCTGGCAATGGTGCCACCACGGCTGCAGCAGTCAACAATGGCAGCACTGACGATTGTGCAATATCCAGCACCAGCCTCAGTCAGACCAGCTTTTCTTGTTCCCAAGTCGGTCCCAATACGGTAACGCTCATCGTCACTGACGCTACTGGCAACAGCAGCTCTTGCTCAGCGATAGTCCACGTCGTGGCGGCAGCGGTCACCGGGAGCATTCAGGCAGACACCGCCCAATGCGGCTACAACATCTCTTGCGCAGGTGCCAACGATGGTGTTGCACATGCGACAGGCATTGGCGGATGCCCCGGCTATACTTACCTGTGGAGTACAGGCGCGACGACAAGTACGGCAACGGGTTTGGGGCCGGGGACGGTGACGGTGACCATTACCGATGCCGCAGGTGGCACAAGTGTCCAAACCGTCAATTTGACAACGCCATCCACTTTGCAGGCCGGAGCCAACACTTGGATGAGCTGCTTTACAAATCCAACTGGCGAAATCGACATTACCCCGCAAGGAGGAAACAGTTGCCAGCCGTATGGTTACCTTTGGAGCAATGGCGATACCACTGAAGATCTATTCAATGTTGCGGCAGGAAATTACACGCTTACGATCTCAGATGCTGCAGGCTGTTTTTTCACCAGCACGGTAACAGTAGCTGCATTTCCAGCCCTCAACCCGATGGTCTCACAGGCCGGCAATACATTGACCGCTGTGCTCACTTGGACCACCTACCAGTGGCTCCTCAACGGCAACACGATCCTTGGCGCCACCGCGAATTCCTTCACCCCAACGGTATCGGGCAGCTACAGCCTCCAAGTCACCGACACCAATGGTTGCAGTGGCGTGAGTGATACGACCAATATCACGATCGTCGGCATTGCAGACCACATGGGCGATTGGGAGGAACTCACGATTTTCCCTAACCCCACGAGAAACGAATTCAGGTTACTCACCATGACACCGATTGGTGGCGCCATCACCTTGGACATCCAAGACATGTATGGCAGGCACATCTTTAGTCGGGCCCTATCTGGTTTGGCAAGCGAGGTGGCCTTCGACATCAAAGCCTTATCTGCTGGCACCTACATGGTCCAAGTGACTTCCGAGACCGGACAACGCAAGTTGTTCAGGTTAGTGGTACAGTAG
- a CDS encoding tail fiber domain-containing protein, which yields MEFRNLLQKAGFVFAFVLGMSLTAISQNVGIGTAAPVYKLHTVGDIYANGGWFRVSGNQGLYWETWGGGFYMSDATWIRTYNDKNIWTNTGLLGAQGGLTIGYAGATPPASGAIIAGLTGMGTSAPNQRLSVQGSIEIMDAFDNVLVSRSTAQARSHQMIGTYMGWDQGAVFLGGYNVNNPSAFYSNTNKIVCGGAAGTLPIHATGFVNVSSQRYKHNIAPLSYGLEQVKQMQPMSYHYNFEKDDTQKKHIGLIAEEVLKLVPEAVAVEDGLCLGLDYSSLVPVLINAIQEQQAQIDAQNKKIADMASQLEILSKE from the coding sequence ATGGAATTCAGGAATCTACTTCAAAAAGCAGGGTTTGTATTTGCCTTTGTTTTGGGAATGTCACTCACGGCAATCAGTCAAAACGTCGGAATCGGTACAGCCGCGCCCGTTTACAAGCTTCATACCGTGGGAGACATCTATGCAAATGGCGGATGGTTTCGGGTTTCAGGCAATCAAGGCTTGTATTGGGAAACCTGGGGCGGAGGATTTTACATGTCCGATGCCACTTGGATTCGCACCTACAATGATAAAAATATCTGGACCAATACCGGACTTTTGGGTGCACAAGGCGGATTGACCATCGGTTATGCAGGTGCAACTCCTCCAGCGAGTGGGGCCATCATCGCGGGTTTGACGGGAATGGGAACGAGTGCACCCAACCAAAGGCTCTCCGTCCAAGGCTCCATTGAAATCATGGATGCATTTGACAACGTGCTTGTCAGTAGAAGTACTGCCCAGGCACGTTCCCACCAAATGATCGGAACCTACATGGGTTGGGATCAAGGCGCGGTATTTTTGGGAGGATACAACGTGAACAATCCATCCGCATTTTACAGCAATACCAACAAAATCGTTTGCGGTGGCGCAGCGGGAACACTGCCCATCCACGCGACGGGCTTCGTCAATGTGAGTTCACAGAGGTACAAACACAATATTGCCCCCCTTTCCTATGGATTGGAGCAGGTAAAGCAAATGCAGCCGATGTCGTATCACTACAATTTTGAGAAAGACGATACCCAGAAGAAACATATCGGCCTTATCGCAGAAGAAGTTTTGAAGCTTGTGCCTGAGGCCGTCGCTGTAGAAGACGGACTTTGCTTGGGTCTGGATTACAGCAGCTTGGTACCTGTACTCATCAACGCCATTCAGGAGCAGCAGGCACAAATCGATGCCCAAAACAAGAAGATCGCCGACATGGCGAGCCAATTGGAGATTCTCAGCAAAGAATAA
- a CDS encoding PHP domain-containing protein — protein sequence MLRSSQLSTLNSQFSIPNSNCHTCFSLRYGVFTVEKLIAEALDKGHDTLAVTDINNTSAALDFVMKAREKGLRPVVGIEFRTDNHLNYIGLARNANGFFQLNTFLSEHLHRAALAEPGQNGMQSDKRKVAMRAEHSGPTERSDELIPDGPGSVLLSNLRNLNFPQRAPQLPDTFSFTRLKIVRPRGPA from the coding sequence GTGCTTCGCAGTTCTCAACTCTCAACTCTCAACTCTCAATTCTCCATTCCCAATTCCAACTGCCACACATGCTTCAGCTTACGTTACGGTGTTTTCACCGTCGAAAAGCTCATCGCCGAGGCCCTCGACAAGGGCCACGACACCCTCGCTGTGACCGATATCAACAACACTTCGGCCGCCTTGGATTTTGTGATGAAAGCGCGCGAAAAAGGGCTGCGCCCTGTCGTCGGAATCGAATTCAGAACCGACAATCATCTGAATTACATCGGATTGGCCCGCAATGCGAATGGCTTTTTTCAGCTCAACACCTTCCTCTCCGAGCATCTGCACCGCGCAGCATTGGCCGAACCGGGCCAAAATGGCATGCAAAGTGACAAACGCAAAGTTGCGATGCGCGCCGAACACAGTGGCCCCACCGAGCGCAGCGACGAATTGATCCCGGACGGTCCGGGTTCGGTATTGCTGAGCAACCTCCGCAACTTGAATTTCCCCCAGCGCGCCCCGCAATTGCCCGACACTTTTTCATTTACCCGTTTGAAAATTGTCCGGCCCCGAGGACCTGCGTGA
- a CDS encoding phage tail protein yields MAEFSYKVTFVGRNMALSFSEVSGLTAEYLITAPRSGNPPKPGFPNVTFRSGSVLCNNEVLDSIKAAKANAALPGTVQIQQLNEKGAVVQEWKLQDAQIAKFVHTGVPTVGKALTVNELGLVFKGVGSEARKGGGSHW; encoded by the coding sequence ATGGCGGAATTTTCATACAAAGTCACATTCGTCGGGCGCAACATGGCGCTGAGTTTCTCGGAAGTCAGCGGCTTGACGGCTGAGTACCTGATCACTGCACCGCGATCCGGCAACCCGCCAAAGCCCGGCTTCCCCAATGTGACCTTCCGCAGCGGTTCGGTTTTGTGCAACAATGAAGTGCTGGATAGCATCAAAGCTGCGAAAGCCAATGCCGCCTTGCCCGGCACGGTTCAAATCCAGCAGCTCAACGAAAAAGGCGCGGTCGTGCAAGAATGGAAATTGCAGGATGCCCAAATCGCAAAATTCGTCCATACGGGCGTACCGACCGTCGGCAAAGCACTCACCGTCAACGAATTGGGACTTGTCTTCAAAGGCGTTGGCAGTGAAGCCCGCAAAGGCGGCGGCTCGCATTGGTGA
- a CDS encoding T9SS type A sorting domain-containing protein: MKTVYNAKLGRLLRNFGLAFVLTASANLGLQAQGNHAAEANPDYAGPTNEPFAQPDAQWSIQLDVNATAPTSSVGMAGAHFVKNSQITAGEFWTSKWASDTLLLWDAAGVFQQKFTIAGLTGVRSLAFDGTYIYAGTNTTTIYRIDPVTRLLAPPHINSGSVNNVRHCSYDATLDGGNGGFWVGNFGTDVDAISMSGAVLSSIPAATHGLLGMYGSAYDGFTAGGPYLWIFDQSGANTTQIERITLATGATYGLASHDVFTDFSGTNGLTSGLAGGLFITDQLVSGQFSIGGMIQGTPNNVLFSYELADIALRFEEGISGVKVFPNPSQGKFTVQLTDNTAAASTITVRNAVGQEIRKIEVNPSAQPMTEIDLGDAGQGIYFIHIQNGEKSTTRKMVVAN; the protein is encoded by the coding sequence ATGAAAACAGTTTACAATGCCAAATTGGGGCGTTTGCTTAGGAACTTCGGACTTGCATTCGTCCTGACGGCGTCGGCAAACCTTGGCCTTCAAGCGCAAGGAAATCACGCAGCAGAGGCCAACCCTGACTATGCAGGCCCTACCAATGAGCCCTTCGCACAGCCTGATGCGCAGTGGTCGATTCAGTTGGACGTCAATGCTACCGCGCCAACGAGCAGCGTAGGAATGGCAGGTGCACATTTTGTAAAAAACAGTCAAATCACTGCAGGTGAATTCTGGACCTCTAAATGGGCATCCGACACCTTGCTCCTCTGGGATGCCGCCGGGGTATTTCAGCAGAAGTTCACCATCGCCGGCTTGACCGGCGTGCGTTCGTTGGCATTTGACGGCACCTACATTTATGCCGGAACCAATACGACGACGATCTACCGAATCGATCCTGTAACCAGGCTGTTGGCTCCTCCTCACATCAACTCTGGCAGCGTAAACAACGTGCGTCATTGCTCTTATGACGCCACCCTTGACGGCGGCAACGGCGGATTTTGGGTCGGCAACTTTGGTACGGACGTGGATGCCATCAGCATGTCTGGAGCAGTGCTGAGCAGTATTCCTGCCGCCACGCACGGTCTACTCGGCATGTATGGTTCTGCCTATGATGGCTTTACCGCCGGTGGCCCATATCTTTGGATCTTTGACCAAAGCGGTGCCAACACCACGCAAATCGAACGCATTACCCTTGCGACCGGCGCCACGTACGGGCTGGCAAGCCACGATGTATTTACCGATTTTTCCGGAACCAATGGCCTCACAAGCGGCTTGGCAGGTGGTCTTTTCATCACCGATCAACTCGTCAGTGGTCAGTTTTCGATCGGCGGCATGATTCAGGGCACACCCAACAACGTGCTGTTCTCCTACGAATTGGCCGATATCGCCCTTCGTTTTGAAGAAGGCATTTCGGGCGTGAAAGTGTTCCCAAATCCGAGCCAAGGAAAATTCACCGTCCAATTGACCGACAATACTGCTGCAGCATCGACCATTACGGTGCGCAATGCTGTCGGACAGGAAATTCGCAAAATCGAGGTGAACCCAAGTGCACAGCCGATGACCGAGATCGATCTCGGTGATGCAGGTCAAGGCATCTACTTCATCCACATCCAAAACGGAGAGAAGTCCACCACCCGCAAAATGGTTGTGGCCAACTAA